The following are encoded in a window of Eleutherodactylus coqui strain aEleCoq1 chromosome 12, aEleCoq1.hap1, whole genome shotgun sequence genomic DNA:
- the CDCP1 gene encoding CUB domain-containing protein 1 isoform X2 translates to MLHLLWIAALLLPPLTESYTITLQPTDNLTIHIKRATNAPSQPCNICAPKCNALSLAISRGQKVDYTFDCSTPEKYFIMEVNRTIDCSSGMCPLNISLQPTNLHGLNRTFSWNILTSKNNGLIFGFSGPWLTQIDPSSQCPDHVRFKISTYVHDSSYSIGTFCRNGTITRIKVQEKGVIALSLPWNLAIKDPGISITNRSSIKSLSIVESTFSQQSTVTLLSANYPDPFPTNEQMTWKFNLPENHAAAVQFLNHTSPMCVKKEENVHYYLPKPALHKLTDSQPANILQNFNLSLENCEVDTQKTAHPGLSLKFNITVQRSQGDQLYALDLTKEKGLVVHIKKRFTGRTFTPVCLICKAPMVCDSELVLEGGRYYKISFLCEQLSSLMVTAEKVIECWDLKTCNSRMPLTIPQTLIDFPVQLESYSWKLIAPENISNEIVSKSVYLQQDVVDKPCNAAAVGFTYDIFSSTNKDTLKVGAFCPNGSIEKIQLRDNVTITLKTPRNGNPAKLLTHDLHVSFVSFIKEVSIFTVSPKTEDTIYLETPNYESGLPDYASASWSINLTKKQSAKLKFGKDKMDISCEKGSAYVNIMEQKDGSPETVRREDQQLPSQLNIYSTFWVNISNCKPWTGTKKLKLQFCITFNQISPVLKYILIAVGLAVGVVLTVIATICCIKNKKKQIKAPVGIYNSKVNTEAPRRQAFFKKGKKNNESHIYAVIDDHMVYGHLLQEETNEMVPEVDVYQPFEGPMGNAPPIPLINFPNGSTRVDVKEESIKEDIEDRSIEGAIMDEPRSLSMKNNDIYVFSQSFSKQPVENEDTSITYMDDTRSGATTPVFGL, encoded by the exons AATCTTATACCATCACATTACAACCTACAGACAACTTAACTATTCATATAAAGCGGGCTACAAATGCCCCATCACAGCCCTGTAATATCTGTGCTCCGAAATGCAATGCATTGAGTCTCGCGATATCCAGAGGACAAAAAGTGGACTACACCTTCGACTGCAGTACGCCGGAGAAGTACTTCATCATGGAGGTCAATAGGACTATCG ATTGCAGCTCTGGTATGTGTCCATTAAATATTAGTCTGCAGCCTACAAACTTACATGGCTTAAATCGGACTTTTTCTTGGAATATCTTGACCTCCAAGAACAATGGTCTTATTTTTGGCTTCTCCGGCCCATGGCTGACACAGATAGACCCTTCAAGCCAGTGTCCAGATCACGTCCGCTTCAAGATCAGCACTTATGTTCATGACTCATCCTACAGCATTGGAACTTTCTGCAGGAACGGTACCATCACACGCATTAAAGTCCAAGAAAAAGGAGTTATTGCTCTAAGTCTGCCATGGAACCTTGCCATCAAAGATCCTGGAATTAGCATCACAAACAGATCTTCCATTAAAA GCTTGAGTATTGTCGAATCTACATTCAGTCAACAGTCAACTGTAACCCTGCTGTCTGCAAACTATCCTGATCCGTTTCCGACTAATGAGCAGATGACTTGGAAATTCAACTTGCCTGAAAACCACGCAGCCGCTGTCCAGTTCCTCAATCATACTTCCCCCATGTGCGTGAAAAAGGAGGAGAATGTACACTACTACCTGCCGAAACCCGCACTACACAAACTAACAGATAGTCAGCCAGCAAATATACTTCAGAACTTTAACTTATCGCTGGAAAACTGTGAGGTCGATACCCAGAAAACTGCTCACCCGGGCCTGAGCCTGAAATTCAACATCACCGTTCAGAGGAGCCAAGGAG ATCAACTTTACGCTCTGGATTTGACGAAAGAAAAGGGTCTGGTTGTGCATATAAAGAAGCGTTTCACTGGACGCACATTTACTCCAGTGTGTCTCATCTGTAAGGCACCTATGGTCTGTGATTCTGAGCTTGTGCTTGAGGGCGGCAGGTACTACAAGATATCCTTTCTTTGTGAACAACTGAGCAGTCTGATggtaacagcagaaaaagtaaTCG AATGCTGGGATCTCAAGACCTGTAACAGCCGTATGCCCCTGACCATTCCTCAGACACTCATTGACTTTCCTGTACAGCTGGAGAGTTACAGCTGGAAGTTGATAGCTCCAGAGAATATTAGTAATGAAATCGTGTCCAAGTCCGTGTACCTACAGCAGGACGTTGTAGATAAACCATGCAACGCAGCAGCTGTGGGGTTCACATATGACATCTTCAGTTCCACTAACAAAGATACCTTAAAAGTTGGGGCTTTTTGCCCTAATGGATCAATTGAAAAGATTCAGTTGAGAGATAATGTTACTATCACTTTAAAAACACCAAGGAATGGAAATCCCGCAAAACTACTGACCCATGACCTCCACGTGTCTTTTGTATCATTCATTAAAG AGGTGAGCATATTCACGGTGTCTCCAAAAACTGAAGACACGATTTACCTGGAAACGCCAAACTATGAGAGTGGGCTTCCCGATTATGCATCTGCCTCGTGGAGCATAAATTTAACTAAAAAGCAATCTGCAAAGCTGAAATTTGGAAAAGACAAGATGGACATATCATGTGAAAAGGGCAGTGCTTATGTCAACATAATGGAACAGAAAGATGGCAGCCCAGAAACCGTACGAAGAGAGGATCAGCAACTACCAAGTCAGTTGAATATATACTCAACATTCTGGGTTAATATTTCCAACTGCAAACCATGGACAGGAACAAAGAAGCTTAAACTTCAGTTCTGCATTACCTTCAATCAAATATCCCCTG tTTTAAAATATATACTGATTGCAGTGGGTTTAGCGGTTGGCGTTGTTTTGACCGTAATAGCAACGATTTGCTGCATCAAAAACAA GAAAAAGCAAATCAAAGCTCCTGTAGGTATATACAACTCCAAGGTCAACACAGAGGCTCCACGACGTCAAGCCTTTTTCAAGAAGGGAAAAAAGAATAATGAGTCCCATATCTATGCAGTCATTGACGATCACATGGTCTATGGCCACCTCTTACAAGAAGAAACCAATGAAATGGTCCCAGAAGTTGATGTGTACCAACCATTTGAAGGCCCCATGGGGAATGCTCCACCTATTCCCCTGATCAATTTCCCTAATGGAAGCACCAGAGTAGATGTAAAGGAGGAGAGTATCAAAGAAGATATAGAGGATAGAAGCATCGAAGGCGCTATAATGGATGAACCTCGTTCTCTTTCAATGAAAAATAATGATATTTACGTATTCTCTCAATCCTTTTCAAAGCAACCAGTGGAAAATGAGGATACTAGTATAACCTACATGGATGATACAAGAAGTGGAGCTACGACACCTGTGTTTGGTCTCTGA
- the CDCP1 gene encoding CUB domain-containing protein 1 isoform X1: MLHLLWIAALLLPPLTESYTITLQPTDNLTIHIKRATNAPSQPCNICAPKCNALSLAISRGQKVDYTFDCSTPEKYFIMEVNRTIDCSSGMCPLNISLQPTNLHGLNRTFSWNILTSKNNGLIFGFSGPWLTQIDPSSQCPDHVRFKISTYVHDSSYSIGTFCRNGTITRIKVQEKGVIALSLPWNLAIKDPGISITNRSSIKSLSIVESTFSQQSTVTLLSANYPDPFPTNEQMTWKFNLPENHAAAVQFLNHTSPMCVKKEENVHYYLPKPALHKLTDSQPANILQNFNLSLENCEVDTQKTAHPGLSLKFNITVQRSQGDQLYALDLTKEKGLVVHIKKRFTGRTFTPVCLICKAPMVCDSELVLEGGRYYKISFLCEQLSSLMVTAEKVIECWDLKTCNSRMPLTIPQTLIDFPVQLESYSWKLIAPENISNEIVSKSVYLQQDVVDKPCNAAAVGFTYDIFSSTNKDTLKVGAFCPNGSIEKIQLRDNVTITLKTPRNGNPAKLLTHDLHVSFVSFIKEVSIFTVSPKTEDTIYLETPNYESGLPDYASASWSINLTKKQSAKLKFGKDKMDISCEKGSAYVNIMEQKDGSPETVRREDQQLPSQLNIYSTFWVNISNCKPWTGTKKLKLQFCITFNQISPGEIKPSRPVLKYILIAVGLAVGVVLTVIATICCIKNKKKQIKAPVGIYNSKVNTEAPRRQAFFKKGKKNNESHIYAVIDDHMVYGHLLQEETNEMVPEVDVYQPFEGPMGNAPPIPLINFPNGSTRVDVKEESIKEDIEDRSIEGAIMDEPRSLSMKNNDIYVFSQSFSKQPVENEDTSITYMDDTRSGATTPVFGL, from the exons AATCTTATACCATCACATTACAACCTACAGACAACTTAACTATTCATATAAAGCGGGCTACAAATGCCCCATCACAGCCCTGTAATATCTGTGCTCCGAAATGCAATGCATTGAGTCTCGCGATATCCAGAGGACAAAAAGTGGACTACACCTTCGACTGCAGTACGCCGGAGAAGTACTTCATCATGGAGGTCAATAGGACTATCG ATTGCAGCTCTGGTATGTGTCCATTAAATATTAGTCTGCAGCCTACAAACTTACATGGCTTAAATCGGACTTTTTCTTGGAATATCTTGACCTCCAAGAACAATGGTCTTATTTTTGGCTTCTCCGGCCCATGGCTGACACAGATAGACCCTTCAAGCCAGTGTCCAGATCACGTCCGCTTCAAGATCAGCACTTATGTTCATGACTCATCCTACAGCATTGGAACTTTCTGCAGGAACGGTACCATCACACGCATTAAAGTCCAAGAAAAAGGAGTTATTGCTCTAAGTCTGCCATGGAACCTTGCCATCAAAGATCCTGGAATTAGCATCACAAACAGATCTTCCATTAAAA GCTTGAGTATTGTCGAATCTACATTCAGTCAACAGTCAACTGTAACCCTGCTGTCTGCAAACTATCCTGATCCGTTTCCGACTAATGAGCAGATGACTTGGAAATTCAACTTGCCTGAAAACCACGCAGCCGCTGTCCAGTTCCTCAATCATACTTCCCCCATGTGCGTGAAAAAGGAGGAGAATGTACACTACTACCTGCCGAAACCCGCACTACACAAACTAACAGATAGTCAGCCAGCAAATATACTTCAGAACTTTAACTTATCGCTGGAAAACTGTGAGGTCGATACCCAGAAAACTGCTCACCCGGGCCTGAGCCTGAAATTCAACATCACCGTTCAGAGGAGCCAAGGAG ATCAACTTTACGCTCTGGATTTGACGAAAGAAAAGGGTCTGGTTGTGCATATAAAGAAGCGTTTCACTGGACGCACATTTACTCCAGTGTGTCTCATCTGTAAGGCACCTATGGTCTGTGATTCTGAGCTTGTGCTTGAGGGCGGCAGGTACTACAAGATATCCTTTCTTTGTGAACAACTGAGCAGTCTGATggtaacagcagaaaaagtaaTCG AATGCTGGGATCTCAAGACCTGTAACAGCCGTATGCCCCTGACCATTCCTCAGACACTCATTGACTTTCCTGTACAGCTGGAGAGTTACAGCTGGAAGTTGATAGCTCCAGAGAATATTAGTAATGAAATCGTGTCCAAGTCCGTGTACCTACAGCAGGACGTTGTAGATAAACCATGCAACGCAGCAGCTGTGGGGTTCACATATGACATCTTCAGTTCCACTAACAAAGATACCTTAAAAGTTGGGGCTTTTTGCCCTAATGGATCAATTGAAAAGATTCAGTTGAGAGATAATGTTACTATCACTTTAAAAACACCAAGGAATGGAAATCCCGCAAAACTACTGACCCATGACCTCCACGTGTCTTTTGTATCATTCATTAAAG AGGTGAGCATATTCACGGTGTCTCCAAAAACTGAAGACACGATTTACCTGGAAACGCCAAACTATGAGAGTGGGCTTCCCGATTATGCATCTGCCTCGTGGAGCATAAATTTAACTAAAAAGCAATCTGCAAAGCTGAAATTTGGAAAAGACAAGATGGACATATCATGTGAAAAGGGCAGTGCTTATGTCAACATAATGGAACAGAAAGATGGCAGCCCAGAAACCGTACGAAGAGAGGATCAGCAACTACCAAGTCAGTTGAATATATACTCAACATTCTGGGTTAATATTTCCAACTGCAAACCATGGACAGGAACAAAGAAGCTTAAACTTCAGTTCTGCATTACCTTCAATCAAATATCCCCTGGTGAGATAAAGCCTTCAAGACCAG tTTTAAAATATATACTGATTGCAGTGGGTTTAGCGGTTGGCGTTGTTTTGACCGTAATAGCAACGATTTGCTGCATCAAAAACAA GAAAAAGCAAATCAAAGCTCCTGTAGGTATATACAACTCCAAGGTCAACACAGAGGCTCCACGACGTCAAGCCTTTTTCAAGAAGGGAAAAAAGAATAATGAGTCCCATATCTATGCAGTCATTGACGATCACATGGTCTATGGCCACCTCTTACAAGAAGAAACCAATGAAATGGTCCCAGAAGTTGATGTGTACCAACCATTTGAAGGCCCCATGGGGAATGCTCCACCTATTCCCCTGATCAATTTCCCTAATGGAAGCACCAGAGTAGATGTAAAGGAGGAGAGTATCAAAGAAGATATAGAGGATAGAAGCATCGAAGGCGCTATAATGGATGAACCTCGTTCTCTTTCAATGAAAAATAATGATATTTACGTATTCTCTCAATCCTTTTCAAAGCAACCAGTGGAAAATGAGGATACTAGTATAACCTACATGGATGATACAAGAAGTGGAGCTACGACACCTGTGTTTGGTCTCTGA